Sequence from the Corallococcus sp. EGB genome:
TCATCGGCTACCACGCGTCACACGAACAGTTCGCGCCCAGTGAACTCCTGCGCCTCTGCCAGAAGGCGGAGGCCGTGGGCTTCCAGGCCGCGCTCAACTCCGACCACTTCCACCCGTGGACGGAGGCGCAGGGACAGAGCGGCTTCGCCTGGGCGTTCATGGGCGCGGCGCTCGCGACCACGGGTCTGTCCTTCGGCTCCGTCACGGCGCCGGGCCAGCGCTACCACCCGGCCATCGTCGCGCAGGCGCTGGGCACGCTGAACGAGATGTATCCCGGCCGGGCCTGGATGGCGCTCGGCAGCGGCCAGTACCTCAACGAGGCCATCACCGGCACGGGCTGGCCCGCCAAGGACCTGCGCAACGCGCGCCTGAAGGAGTGCGTGGACATCATGCGCGCCCTCTTCCGCGGCGAGACGGTGACGCACCGGGGGCTGGTCACCGTGGAGGAGGCGAAGCTCTACACGCGCCCGAAGGACATGCCCCTGTTGCTGGGCGCCGCCGTCACGGCGAAGACGGCCCGCTGGGTGGCCAGCTGGGCGGACGGGCTCATCACCACCGCGCGGCCGCCGGAGCAGCTGCGCCAGGTGGTGGACGCGTTCCGCGAAGGCGGCGGCGAGGGCAAGCCCCTGTTCCTGAAGGTGCAGCTGTCGTACGCGAGGGACGAAGAGCTCGCCCGTGAAGGCGCGTACAACCAGTGGGCGTCCAACATCTTCGCCAACAGCGTGCTCACGGACCTGCGCACGCCCGCGCAGTTCCAGGAGGCCGCGGACGTGGTGCAGCCGCACGACCTGGACGGCCCGCTGCGCGTCTCCAGCAGCCTCCAGCAGCACGTGGACTGGCTGGGCGAGGACCTGCGCCTGGGCTTCGACCGGCTCTACCTGCACAACGTCACGCGGGAGCAGGACGGGTTCATCGAGGCCTTCGGCGAGAAGGTGATTCCCGCGCTCACGCGCTGAACGCCGCTGGGTATGCTCGGGCGCATGCCCGACGAAGTCCTGTCCACCCGAGCCCTCAACCGCGCCACGCTCGCGCGCCAGTTGCTGCTCACGCGCGAGGAGATGACCGTGCCACGCGCCATCGAGCACCTGGTGGGCCTGCAGGCCCAGCTCGCGCGTCCGCCGTACCTGGCCCTCTGGTCGCGCCTCCAGGGCTTCCAGCGCGACACGCTCACGAAGCTGGCGCTGAAGCGCGAGCTGGCGCGCGGCACGATGATGCGCGGCACGCTGCACCTGATGACCGCGAAGGACTACCTGCGCTACCGCGGCCTCTTCCAGCCCATGCTCAACGCCGCGATGCGCTCG
This genomic interval carries:
- a CDS encoding TIGR03885 family FMN-dependent LLM class oxidoreductase; the protein is MPLIGYHASHEQFAPSELLRLCQKAEAVGFQAALNSDHFHPWTEAQGQSGFAWAFMGAALATTGLSFGSVTAPGQRYHPAIVAQALGTLNEMYPGRAWMALGSGQYLNEAITGTGWPAKDLRNARLKECVDIMRALFRGETVTHRGLVTVEEAKLYTRPKDMPLLLGAAVTAKTARWVASWADGLITTARPPEQLRQVVDAFREGGGEGKPLFLKVQLSYARDEELAREGAYNQWASNIFANSVLTDLRTPAQFQEAADVVQPHDLDGPLRVSSSLQQHVDWLGEDLRLGFDRLYLHNVTREQDGFIEAFGEKVIPALTR